From one Thalassobaculum sp. OXR-137 genomic stretch:
- a CDS encoding FAD-binding oxidoreductase encodes MQSNSTGLDGYIDSYYSRTRDDGPPFPALDGDLDVEVCVVGGGMAGVSTALGLAERGKSVALVEARRIGWGASGRNGGFVGAGFSRGLSALISRVGKEHALRLYKLSEMGVALVRKRADAIAGGVAPIVDGRVTCSWFDDPDGVKREADWMNELVGANIEVWDRAKVRSIWRSPRYYEGMWRPKGFTFHSLNFTRGNARLAANAGARIFENTPATLIELGRDPKLVHTATGTIRAEQVVVCCSGYIEGLVPRLSAATLPIGTYVVLTEPVGDRLTEVMGLPNGVGDTRFASDYYRPLPDTRILWGGRISRWTNPSHLSDIMMADLKKVYPQLSDLKAEVAWPGTMGYAAHKMPQIGRLRPGVWYSQGYGGHGMATTTMGGELVASAIAEGDDRWELFKPFGLTPVGGPIGAWYAQMVYWGYQARDAWRESLG; translated from the coding sequence ATGCAATCGAACAGCACCGGGCTCGACGGGTATATCGACAGCTACTACAGCCGGACACGCGATGACGGTCCGCCCTTCCCCGCGCTGGACGGCGACCTGGACGTCGAGGTCTGCGTCGTCGGCGGCGGCATGGCGGGCGTCTCCACCGCCCTGGGCCTCGCCGAGCGCGGCAAATCGGTCGCGCTGGTCGAGGCGCGGCGGATCGGCTGGGGCGCGTCCGGGCGCAACGGCGGCTTCGTCGGCGCCGGCTTCTCACGGGGTCTGAGCGCGCTGATCTCGCGGGTCGGCAAGGAACACGCCCTGCGGCTCTACAAACTGAGCGAGATGGGTGTCGCCCTTGTGCGCAAGCGGGCCGATGCCATCGCCGGCGGCGTGGCGCCGATCGTCGACGGCCGCGTCACCTGTTCCTGGTTCGACGATCCGGACGGCGTGAAGCGCGAGGCCGACTGGATGAACGAACTGGTCGGCGCGAATATCGAGGTCTGGGACCGCGCGAAGGTCCGCTCGATCTGGCGCAGCCCGCGCTACTACGAGGGGATGTGGCGGCCCAAGGGCTTTACCTTCCACTCGCTGAACTTCACCCGTGGCAACGCGCGGCTGGCGGCCAATGCCGGCGCGCGGATCTTCGAGAACACGCCGGCGACCCTGATCGAACTCGGCCGCGACCCGAAGCTGGTCCACACCGCCACCGGCACGATCCGGGCCGAGCAGGTGGTCGTCTGCTGCTCGGGCTATATCGAGGGACTGGTGCCGCGCCTGTCGGCGGCGACCCTGCCGATCGGCACCTATGTGGTGCTGACCGAGCCGGTCGGCGACCGCCTGACCGAGGTCATGGGCCTGCCCAACGGGGTCGGCGACACCCGCTTCGCCAGCGACTACTACCGGCCCCTGCCCGACACCCGGATCCTGTGGGGCGGACGGATCAGCCGCTGGACCAACCCGTCCCATCTCTCCGACATCATGATGGCCGACCTGAAGAAGGTGTATCCGCAGCTCTCCGACCTGAAGGCAGAGGTCGCCTGGCCCGGCACCATGGGCTATGCCGCCCACAAGATGCCGCAGATCGGCCGCCTGCGCCCCGGCGTGTGGTACAGCCAGGGCTATGGCGGCCACGGCATGGCGACGACCACCATGGGCGGCGAGCTGGTCGCCTCCGCCATCGCCGAGGGCGACGACCGCTGGGAGCTGTTCAAGCCTTTCGGCCTCACCCCGGTGGGCGGACCGATCGGCGCCTGGTACGCCCAGATGGTCTATTGGGGATATCAGGCCCGCGACGCTTGGCGCGAGAGCCTGGGATAG